One genomic segment of Catalinimonas alkaloidigena includes these proteins:
- a CDS encoding bifunctional 4-hydroxy-2-oxoglutarate aldolase/2-dehydro-3-deoxy-phosphogluconate aldolase, which yields MSKPFSWKRFNEIPIVGILRKLPASKLDKVVKLYQQSGLTTLEITMNTDGADEMIRQISEAFPNLNIGAGTVCNESDLQKALNAGASFVVTPILDERIIHACNEANVPIFPGAFTPSEIYKAWSAGAQMVKLFPAGLLGPKYIKDVLAPLDQIKLIPVGGVDLQNFTDFLDAGASGLGLGSQLFLKDAIQNNEWKTLEKHFMAFVDKYRMYIQKKT from the coding sequence ATGAGTAAGCCTTTTTCCTGGAAGCGATTTAATGAAATACCAATCGTTGGGATATTACGAAAACTACCAGCCTCTAAACTAGATAAGGTTGTTAAACTGTATCAACAGAGCGGCCTCACTACGCTGGAAATTACCATGAATACAGATGGTGCTGATGAAATGATCCGGCAAATCAGTGAAGCTTTTCCCAACTTAAATATTGGCGCGGGAACAGTCTGCAATGAAAGCGATTTGCAGAAGGCTTTAAATGCAGGAGCCTCATTTGTAGTCACTCCTATCCTGGATGAACGTATCATCCATGCCTGTAATGAGGCGAATGTACCCATCTTTCCCGGAGCTTTTACTCCTTCAGAAATCTACAAAGCCTGGAGCGCCGGTGCGCAGATGGTCAAACTATTTCCTGCCGGTCTCCTGGGACCAAAATACATCAAAGATGTACTTGCCCCGCTCGATCAGATCAAACTGATTCCTGTGGGTGGGGTAGACTTACAGAACTTCACTGACTTTCTGGATGCCGGAGCCTCCGGTTTAGGGCTGGGCAGTCAGCTTTTCCTTAAAGATGCCATCCAAAACAATGAGTGGAAAACTTTGGAAAAGCACTTTATGGCTTTTGTAGATAAGTACAGGATGTACATCCAGAAGAAAACGTAG
- a CDS encoding DUF1641 domain-containing protein, producing the protein MNNSHKIQTEKNGKAAVQNLNEEQNEKVLNDILQQLDSIRSSVEQLSTGMKQAPEVMEIATDAIDNLAIKARTRGIDIEQRGEMALHLMERLSQPKTMNKLNALLDLTEQLPDFVEDAVNVVDETMDEAHRSGIDVMQRSKEMLHLLKRLSSPKMVEQLNALLDFAEQGTDMVGLGADAIDDSMNKLHAQGFDVYTALENGQKMLVAANTALHETLEESPKKIGGVFALLRQLNDKDFQKVLAFLTTFGKHFGKQLGK; encoded by the coding sequence ATGAACAACTCTCATAAAATACAGACCGAAAAGAATGGCAAAGCAGCTGTTCAAAATCTGAATGAAGAGCAAAATGAGAAGGTACTAAATGACATTCTGCAACAGCTTGACTCGATCCGCAGCAGTGTGGAACAACTTTCTACGGGTATGAAACAGGCGCCCGAGGTGATGGAGATAGCTACTGATGCTATTGATAATTTAGCTATCAAGGCGAGAACCAGAGGAATAGATATAGAACAGAGAGGAGAGATGGCTTTGCATCTAATGGAAAGGCTGAGTCAACCTAAAACCATGAACAAACTGAATGCTCTGCTAGATTTGACGGAGCAGCTCCCTGACTTTGTTGAGGATGCAGTAAATGTAGTTGATGAAACTATGGATGAAGCACATCGCAGTGGCATTGATGTGATGCAAAGAAGTAAGGAAATGCTGCACTTGCTCAAGCGCTTATCTTCTCCTAAGATGGTGGAGCAACTTAATGCTTTGCTGGACTTTGCCGAACAAGGCACCGATATGGTCGGCCTGGGAGCTGACGCAATTGATGATAGCATGAATAAGCTGCATGCACAAGGTTTTGATGTTTATACCGCATTAGAAAATGGACAAAAAATGCTGGTCGCTGCCAACACAGCTTTGCATGAGACACTGGAAGAATCGCCCAAAAAGATAGGAGGGGTATTCGCCTTGCTGCGGCAGTTGAATGACAAAGACTTTCAGAAAGTTTTGGCTTTCCTTACTACTTTCGGAAAGCATTTCGGAAAACAACTAGGTAAGTAA
- a CDS encoding NAD(P)/FAD-dependent oxidoreductase, translating into MSHYQILIVGGGNAGISVASQLLLKDQNLNIGIIEPSEKHYYQPAWTLVGGGDYDVKDTEKTEAEVMPEEVSWLKEAADTFKPENNSVTTAEGNTYTYDYLVVCPGIQLDWHKVEGLKESLGKNGVCSNYGFDKAPYTWDCVRNFKVGGTALFTQPSTPVKCGGAPQKIMYMASDHFQRRGILSKSKVEFFSPGSVIFGVKKYAKVLQEVVDNYGIHLNFKHDLIKIDGPNHQAIFKVTDKDGNVSEEIRTFDMIHVTPPQSAPDFIKQSPLANEAGWLDLDKYTLQHTKYPNIFGLGDASGTPNAKTGAAVRKQAPVLVENLLAVMTNKSPQANYSGYGSCPLVTGKGRLVLAEFDYNNEPMESFPFDQAKERFSMYQLKRYVLPWLYWNKILKGTA; encoded by the coding sequence ATGAGCCATTATCAAATTCTGATCGTAGGTGGAGGAAATGCCGGTATTTCGGTAGCTTCCCAACTGCTACTCAAAGATCAAAATCTCAACATCGGAATTATTGAACCCTCCGAAAAACATTATTACCAACCCGCCTGGACACTGGTAGGAGGGGGAGACTATGATGTGAAGGATACCGAAAAAACTGAAGCGGAAGTAATGCCTGAAGAGGTTAGCTGGTTAAAAGAAGCGGCAGATACCTTTAAGCCCGAAAATAATAGTGTGACAACTGCTGAGGGTAACACTTACACCTATGATTACCTGGTCGTATGCCCCGGCATACAGTTAGACTGGCATAAAGTGGAGGGGTTGAAAGAATCCTTAGGAAAAAATGGTGTATGCAGCAACTATGGTTTTGACAAGGCACCCTATACCTGGGATTGTGTCAGAAACTTTAAGGTGGGTGGAACGGCATTATTTACACAACCCTCCACGCCGGTAAAATGTGGTGGTGCACCCCAGAAGATTATGTATATGGCCAGTGACCACTTCCAGCGAAGAGGAATACTGAGCAAATCCAAAGTAGAGTTCTTCTCTCCGGGAAGTGTCATTTTCGGGGTGAAAAAATACGCCAAAGTATTGCAGGAAGTAGTGGATAACTATGGAATACATTTGAACTTCAAGCATGACCTGATCAAAATAGACGGTCCGAATCACCAGGCAATTTTTAAAGTCACCGATAAGGATGGTAACGTATCTGAAGAAATAAGAACTTTTGACATGATCCATGTCACCCCTCCACAGAGTGCTCCTGATTTTATCAAGCAAAGTCCGCTGGCAAATGAAGCCGGCTGGCTAGACCTTGATAAATATACATTACAGCATACTAAATATCCCAACATCTTTGGTTTGGGCGATGCTTCAGGTACACCTAACGCCAAAACCGGGGCAGCAGTGCGCAAACAGGCTCCGGTACTGGTGGAAAACCTGCTGGCAGTTATGACAAACAAAAGCCCTCAGGCAAATTATAGCGGTTATGGTTCCTGTCCGTTAGTAACCGGAAAAGGCAGACTGGTATTGGCTGAATTTGACTACAATAACGAACCTATGGAGAGTTTCCCTTTTGATCAGGCCAAAGAAAGGTTTAGCATGTATCAGCTTAAAAGATATGTACTCCCCTGGTTGTATTGGAACAAAATACTAAAAGGCACAGCCTAA
- a CDS encoding YgaP family membrane protein, whose amino-acid sequence MIFGLIMSGTLSGAWAIILGAIGGIFVITSIMGFCPLYILTGTNTCPAKK is encoded by the coding sequence TTGATCTTTGGACTAATAATGAGCGGAACACTTAGTGGTGCCTGGGCCATCATTTTGGGTGCTATTGGTGGTATTTTCGTAATCACCAGCATCATGGGGTTCTGCCCATTGTATATTCTTACGGGTACCAATACCTGCCCCGCAAAAAAATAA
- a CDS encoding Crp/Fnr family transcriptional regulator, giving the protein MEIDLKLIKQVFHISHPELLREIQHYGKWLPFAPGDTIINYGNFIKTVPLIISGTVKVIKEDEEGKEVFLYYLKSGETCAMSLTCCSTYQPSQIKAIAEDTTELIAIPVNKHEEWMNTYREWKELVGRTYSNRFQELLNTIESIAFKRMDERLLNYLENKFSQLQTNMINVTHQEIANELGTSREVVSRLLKQLEKNGRIVLGRNKVMLKEIV; this is encoded by the coding sequence ATGGAGATAGATCTGAAGCTCATCAAACAAGTCTTTCATATCAGCCATCCCGAGCTGCTAAGGGAGATACAGCATTATGGAAAGTGGCTTCCGTTTGCTCCCGGAGACACCATCATTAACTATGGGAATTTTATCAAGACCGTTCCCCTCATCATTAGCGGTACTGTTAAGGTGATTAAGGAAGATGAAGAAGGTAAAGAGGTCTTTTTGTATTACCTCAAAAGTGGCGAAACCTGCGCCATGTCACTAACCTGCTGTAGCACTTATCAGCCCAGCCAGATTAAAGCGATTGCGGAAGATACTACCGAACTGATCGCTATTCCAGTGAATAAACATGAGGAATGGATGAACACCTATCGTGAGTGGAAAGAGCTGGTAGGAAGAACTTACTCCAACCGTTTTCAGGAGCTACTCAATACCATCGAAAGTATTGCCTTTAAGCGTATGGATGAAAGACTGCTCAATTATCTGGAGAACAAGTTCTCTCAATTACAGACCAATATGATCAATGTAACCCATCAGGAAATAGCCAATGAACTGGGCACATCACGGGAAGTAGTTTCCCGACTTTTGAAGCAGTTAGAAAAGAACGGTAGAATCGTATTGGGTAGAAATAAAGTAATGCTCAAAGAAATAGTTTAG
- a CDS encoding thioredoxin family protein, giving the protein MKTSIKFKDLIQGEKAVLVGFYASWCGPCKMMPPILKEVASMMGDQEKIFKVIVEKNPKAATDLRIQGVPTLVLFQKGKILWRQSGVVQAQQLAQIINTHLKKVA; this is encoded by the coding sequence ATGAAAACGTCTATAAAATTCAAAGATCTGATACAGGGAGAGAAAGCTGTTTTGGTTGGTTTCTATGCCAGTTGGTGTGGTCCCTGCAAAATGATGCCACCCATTCTGAAGGAGGTGGCTTCCATGATGGGAGATCAGGAAAAAATCTTCAAAGTAATTGTGGAAAAGAATCCTAAAGCAGCAACTGACCTACGCATACAGGGAGTACCAACCCTCGTACTATTCCAGAAAGGTAAAATCCTCTGGCGGCAATCCGGTGTGGTACAGGCCCAGCAACTCGCCCAAATCATTAACACTCATCTGAAAAAAGTAGCTTAG